A section of the Microcoleus sp. FACHB-68 genome encodes:
- a CDS encoding glycosyltransferase family 4 protein, protein MHIAWLGKKSPFCGNVTYSREVTNALLDRGYEVSFLHFAQEAFDPDNFFPYLRAGQFGSTVRTALQKSKIAPIVAEASTGPVACEVSLPCLYKSTIYTIPTLKSSKVLSDSLRKLKPDLVHASLTLSPLDFMLPEICEELNLPLVATFHPPFDGKLRNLTSGTQQLMYQLYAPFLANYDRTIVFSQLQRDVLMRLGVPESRLAVIPNGVDVQKYSPGPSQLKAELGAKRIFVYQGRVALEKNVEALLKAWKRAEMGADSRLVIVGNGPMAASLMQFYGEDYGITWLGFIGDEQRRIEILRGADVFILPSLVEGLSLSLLEAMACGLACLATDAGADGEVLEAGAGVVLRTQGVTGQLRTLLPVFEQQPEFTTMLGQKARQRVLERYTLSSNISQVEKLYTEVLQQHRQVPLKVSSSQARFMNPF, encoded by the coding sequence ATGCACATCGCTTGGCTTGGAAAAAAATCACCCTTTTGTGGCAATGTAACCTACTCTCGCGAGGTCACCAATGCGCTGCTAGACCGGGGATACGAAGTGAGCTTCCTCCACTTTGCCCAAGAAGCCTTCGACCCGGATAACTTTTTTCCTTACCTGCGGGCCGGTCAGTTCGGCAGCACCGTCCGCACTGCTTTACAGAAGTCAAAAATTGCTCCAATTGTTGCAGAAGCAAGCACCGGCCCTGTTGCCTGCGAAGTTTCTCTACCTTGCCTCTACAAATCCACGATTTACACAATTCCCACCTTAAAATCGAGCAAGGTGTTGAGCGACTCGCTGCGGAAGCTTAAGCCTGACTTGGTTCATGCGTCTCTGACGCTGTCTCCCCTCGACTTTATGCTGCCAGAAATCTGTGAGGAACTGAATTTGCCCTTAGTGGCAACGTTCCACCCGCCGTTTGATGGCAAATTGCGGAATTTGACTTCAGGAACGCAGCAGTTGATGTACCAGTTGTATGCGCCATTTTTGGCAAATTATGACCGGACAATTGTTTTTTCCCAACTACAGCGAGATGTGCTGATGCGCTTGGGCGTTCCAGAATCACGGCTGGCAGTGATTCCGAATGGGGTTGATGTCCAGAAGTATTCCCCTGGCCCTTCCCAGTTAAAGGCTGAATTGGGTGCAAAGCGGATTTTTGTCTATCAAGGCCGCGTTGCCTTGGAAAAGAATGTAGAGGCGCTGCTGAAGGCGTGGAAGCGGGCTGAAATGGGTGCTGATAGCCGGCTCGTGATTGTGGGCAATGGGCCGATGGCAGCCTCGCTGATGCAGTTTTACGGGGAAGATTACGGCATCACTTGGCTGGGATTTATTGGGGATGAGCAGCGGCGGATAGAAATTCTGCGAGGGGCAGATGTGTTTATTTTGCCTTCTTTAGTCGAGGGGCTTTCCCTGTCGCTGTTGGAAGCGATGGCGTGCGGGTTGGCGTGTTTGGCGACGGATGCCGGGGCGGATGGGGAAGTGCTGGAAGCGGGTGCCGGCGTGGTTTTGAGGACGCAGGGGGTGACGGGACAGTTGCGAACGTTGCTGCCGGTGTTTGAACAGCAGCCGGAATTTACCACGATGCTGGGGCAAAAAGCGCGTCAGCGAGTTTTGGAACGTTACACGCTCAGCAGCAATATCTCGCAAGTCGAGAAGCTTTATACTGAGGTCTTGCAGCAACACCGGCAGGTGCCTTTAAAAGTTAGCAGCAGTCAGGCAAGATTTATGAATCCGTTTTAA
- a CDS encoding ATP-dependent helicase: MPKDSDKNITHSESADTETQALTPAALRELAVRRIREGLRSGQQQMTDWQGGPLAVSAVPGAGKSTGMAAAAALAIANNQLHTRRQLVVVTFTRAAAANIKAKIREYLKNLSLPYSGFTVNTLHGLALNIATRHPELSHLSLDTATLVTPTQNHRLIRTCVEQWIAANPRRYQRLLEGRQFDGEETERLRRQSVLRTEVLPNLAMTVIHEAKSSGCLPQDLFTMSEGISEDEYEILTIAAGLYENYQNLLQSRDFIDYDDMILAALRVLENEGTRQLWQNQVFAVFEDEAQDSSPLQTRLLEILATQSRRGRDGERGKLTNAQFPIPNAPFPTLNLVRVGDPNQAINSTFTPADPKYFREFCKDCATENRRVKMYEAGRSSQIIIEAANFVLKWVNNSHLAGSEPPFEEQQINRVDVGDPQANANPDPVGHGLEIYTPRDIYNTVQLIGARVIELFAENPESTAAVLVRENRQGEWLGNELSRQYKDKIDVYDVVQQERRSHVPAQILAMLQFLDRPHSPDYLKAALTVLVERRLIPTQDLNTLASLPEQFLYPGPLDPQPQPQPVEQARRYCCSLLRARMELPIYNLISFLALALNYNQAELATADKLAERVAQQNAGNSSMSSVLTVLSDIVSSERFEGVETDDNESLYTQAGKLTIITMHKAKGLDWDYVFLPFLHEQTIPGRLWVPPQVQFLGEFTLAEVARAKIRAGLHKKPIPDVGNAWEQAGYLKTAEEFRLLYVAMTRAKRLLWMSAAQKAPFTWNKPNNLEDKKPCPVLPALKGRFPNSVMHLSAETILGF, translated from the coding sequence ATGCCAAAAGATTCAGATAAAAATATTACCCATTCAGAGAGTGCGGATACCGAGACGCAAGCACTCACACCGGCAGCGCTACGCGAGTTAGCTGTGCGTCGCATTCGGGAGGGACTGCGATCGGGACAGCAGCAAATGACGGACTGGCAAGGTGGCCCTTTGGCGGTTTCCGCTGTTCCTGGTGCCGGCAAATCGACAGGCATGGCGGCTGCCGCAGCTTTGGCAATTGCAAATAACCAGTTACACACCCGCCGGCAGTTGGTTGTTGTCACCTTTACCCGTGCCGCTGCTGCCAATATTAAAGCTAAAATTCGCGAATATCTGAAAAATTTATCATTACCCTATTCCGGGTTTACGGTCAATACATTGCATGGCTTGGCGTTGAACATTGCCACTCGCCATCCAGAACTTTCACATTTAAGCCTCGATACTGCCACATTAGTAACGCCGACTCAAAATCACCGGCTAATTCGCACTTGTGTGGAACAGTGGATCGCCGCAAATCCGCGCCGGTATCAAAGATTACTCGAAGGGCGGCAATTTGATGGAGAGGAAACAGAAAGACTACGCCGGCAATCTGTTTTACGCACAGAAGTGTTGCCAAATTTGGCAATGACTGTGATTCACGAAGCCAAATCATCGGGTTGCTTACCGCAAGATTTATTCACGATGAGCGAGGGTATTTCAGAGGATGAATATGAGATTTTAACCATTGCCGCCGGCTTATATGAAAATTATCAAAATTTGCTACAATCTCGTGATTTTATCGATTACGATGACATGATTTTAGCAGCCTTGCGCGTCCTTGAAAATGAAGGGACAAGGCAATTGTGGCAAAACCAAGTCTTTGCCGTTTTTGAAGATGAAGCCCAAGATTCGTCACCCTTGCAAACTCGGTTACTAGAAATCCTCGCAACTCAGTCGCGCAGAGGAAGAGATGGAGAAAGAGGCAAACTAACCAATGCCCAATTCCCAATCCCCAATGCCCCATTTCCAACTTTAAATCTAGTCCGAGTAGGAGATCCAAATCAAGCAATTAATTCTACGTTTACACCGGCTGATCCCAAATACTTTCGGGAATTCTGTAAGGATTGTGCAACTGAAAACCGGCGCGTGAAAATGTATGAAGCCGGTCGCAGTTCTCAAATTATTATTGAGGCGGCTAATTTTGTCTTAAAATGGGTGAATAATTCTCATTTAGCGGGAAGTGAACCGCCTTTTGAGGAGCAGCAAATTAACCGGGTTGATGTGGGAGATCCGCAAGCGAATGCGAACCCCGATCCGGTCGGTCATGGCTTGGAAATTTACACGCCCCGCGATATTTATAATACCGTTCAGTTGATAGGAGCGCGGGTTATTGAGTTATTTGCTGAAAACCCAGAAAGTACGGCAGCAGTTTTAGTGCGAGAAAACCGGCAAGGCGAATGGTTAGGCAACGAACTCAGCCGCCAATATAAAGACAAGATCGATGTTTATGATGTGGTGCAGCAGGAACGGCGTTCTCATGTGCCGGCTCAAATTTTAGCAATGCTGCAATTCCTTGATCGGCCTCATTCTCCAGATTACTTGAAAGCGGCGCTAACGGTACTGGTGGAACGCCGGCTAATTCCCACTCAAGACCTTAACACTTTAGCAAGTTTACCCGAACAATTCCTCTATCCCGGCCCTCTTGATCCGCAACCGCAACCGCAGCCGGTTGAGCAAGCACGTCGCTACTGTTGTAGTTTACTTCGCGCTCGGATGGAATTACCGATTTATAATTTAATTTCATTTCTAGCTTTGGCGCTGAATTATAACCAAGCAGAGTTAGCAACAGCGGATAAATTAGCAGAAAGAGTTGCTCAACAAAATGCCGGAAATAGTTCCATGAGTTCTGTGCTGACAGTTTTGAGTGATATTGTCAGTTCAGAGCGATTTGAAGGGGTGGAAACAGATGATAATGAGTCACTTTATACGCAAGCCGGCAAGCTGACAATTATCACGATGCACAAGGCAAAAGGGTTAGATTGGGATTACGTTTTTCTCCCATTTTTGCACGAACAAACGATTCCAGGCCGATTGTGGGTGCCGCCTCAAGTACAGTTTCTTGGAGAGTTCACACTGGCGGAAGTTGCTAGGGCAAAGATTCGTGCCGGCTTACATAAGAAACCTATTCCAGATGTTGGCAATGCTTGGGAACAAGCCGGTTATTTAAAAACAGCAGAAGAGTTTCGTTTGCTTTATGTGGCGATGACGCGCGCGAAGCGTTTGCTGTGGATGTCTGCGGCTCAAAAAGCGCCTTTTACCTGGAATAAACCGAATAACTTAGAAGATAAAAAACCCTGTCCTGTGCTGCCGGCACTCAAAGGCCGGTTTCCCAATTCTGTAATGCATTTATCTGCTGAAACTATCCTGGGTTTTTAG
- a CDS encoding DUF4349 domain-containing protein: MKIDFKPKSAQYFARLNPPQTCAGSQRFSVVLLLAVLSAVMMGSCAQQASQYNASMASPPMSPASAPAPANQAVAAAEVPKAPPQLIKNAGLTLMVKSIDKTMKEVSAIAQTQQGDILGFQNQKPQDSSMRHTASMRIRVPQNKLEATLDALNRLGTVQKQTLTAEDVSNQLVDLDARLRNLRKSEELTLKIMERSGSIGDVLKASQQVNTIRDEIERIDAQLKKLRDQVAYSTILLNLEAAVSASSETEPALGLRMQETWGQATQSVSEFSLALLALSIWLVAFSPYLLLGGAAIYGFQRFRKHKSLATVNETKVRE, translated from the coding sequence ATGAAAATTGACTTCAAACCCAAATCTGCCCAATATTTTGCCCGATTAAACCCGCCTCAAACCTGTGCCGGCAGCCAGCGTTTTAGTGTTGTCTTGCTGCTTGCAGTGCTATCTGCCGTCATGATGGGAAGCTGTGCCCAGCAAGCCAGTCAATACAACGCCTCTATGGCAAGTCCTCCCATGTCGCCGGCAAGTGCTCCAGCACCAGCAAATCAGGCTGTCGCGGCTGCTGAAGTGCCGAAAGCTCCACCCCAACTGATTAAAAATGCAGGACTAACTCTCATGGTTAAATCCATTGACAAAACCATGAAAGAAGTTTCTGCAATCGCCCAAACCCAGCAGGGTGATATCTTGGGATTTCAGAATCAAAAGCCTCAAGATTCCAGTATGCGGCACACAGCATCCATGCGAATTCGGGTGCCACAAAACAAACTTGAAGCTACGTTAGATGCTTTAAATAGATTAGGAACTGTGCAAAAACAAACCCTCACCGCAGAGGATGTTTCTAATCAGTTAGTCGATTTAGATGCGCGGCTGCGAAATTTACGAAAATCTGAAGAATTGACTTTAAAAATAATGGAGCGATCTGGTTCTATTGGGGATGTTTTGAAGGCATCTCAACAAGTAAATACCATTCGCGATGAGATTGAGCGCATTGATGCTCAGTTAAAAAAACTGCGAGATCAGGTTGCGTACTCGACTATTTTGCTAAATTTAGAAGCGGCTGTTTCTGCTTCGTCTGAGACGGAGCCGGCCCTAGGTTTGCGGATGCAGGAAACCTGGGGACAAGCAACTCAGTCAGTGAGTGAATTTAGTTTAGCTTTACTTGCTTTGAGCATTTGGTTAGTTGCTTTCAGCCCTTATTTGCTGTTAGGGGGTGCGGCTATCTATGGCTTTCAACGATTTAGAAAACACAAGTCTCTTGCGACGGTTAATGAGACGAAAGTAAGGGAGTGA
- a CDS encoding SnoaL-like polyketide cyclase: MSTTPGLPLWVQDREEVLKQDDGVEWRYGSRPDYSHTNASLEKEKKHNHVEGSLNAIAYNLVRTFEMEASFKTNPQQWISVVTDKFRMRTNGGKEYTAEEIVDQGTYNLFLENSDHYRASDETFQSSYNLFHTAFPDGFHWELIEVVAGPPSVVFKWRHWGIFKGSYKDHQGKGETIEIIGLSIAKVTEDLKIESVEHFFDTNNFLTGLTRGGCPVSH, from the coding sequence ATGAGTACAACTCCCGGCTTACCCCTCTGGGTGCAAGATAGAGAAGAAGTTTTGAAACAGGATGACGGAGTAGAATGGCGGTACGGAAGTCGTCCAGACTATTCTCACACTAATGCTTCCTTGGAAAAGGAAAAGAAACACAATCATGTTGAAGGGTCTTTGAATGCGATCGCCTATAATCTGGTGAGAACATTTGAAATGGAAGCATCCTTCAAAACCAATCCCCAACAATGGATCTCTGTCGTTACGGATAAATTCCGTATGAGAACTAATGGAGGAAAAGAATACACAGCCGAAGAGATTGTAGATCAGGGAACCTATAATCTCTTTCTAGAAAACTCAGACCACTACCGCGCGTCTGATGAAACCTTTCAATCCTCCTACAACCTCTTTCACACAGCTTTTCCCGACGGTTTTCACTGGGAATTAATCGAAGTCGTTGCAGGGCCTCCTAGCGTTGTGTTTAAGTGGAGACACTGGGGTATCTTTAAGGGATCTTACAAAGATCATCAAGGGAAAGGAGAAACTATTGAAATTATTGGTCTTAGTATTGCTAAAGTCACAGAGGATTTAAAAATTGAGTCTGTAGAACATTTCTTTGACACCAATAATTTCTTAACAGGGTTAACGAGAGGAGGATGTCCCGTAAGTCATTAA
- a CDS encoding IS630 family transposase: protein MLSVIAVTIMGLGKKIRFFCQDETRIGLKTISGRRITCPGVKPIGKVQWKFQGTYIYGVVEPETGEHFFYEFTHLNSQCFQIFLELVAQRFPDSVLIIQLDNVRFHKAKKLKIPNNIILMFQPPHTPESNPIEQVWQYLKRGLRWELPKTLDELRSLISKQLEQLTKEVIKSIAGRAYILEALSVVNV from the coding sequence ATGCTGAGCGTAATAGCAGTAACCATCATGGGGTTAGGGAAAAAGATCAGATTTTTCTGTCAAGATGAAACCCGAATAGGACTAAAAACAATAAGTGGCAGAAGAATTACTTGCCCGGGGGTAAAACCCATAGGAAAAGTGCAATGGAAATTCCAAGGAACATATATATATGGGGTGGTTGAACCCGAAACCGGAGAGCATTTCTTTTATGAGTTTACCCATTTGAATAGTCAATGCTTTCAGATATTTTTAGAATTGGTAGCCCAAAGATTTCCGGATAGCGTATTGATTATTCAATTAGATAATGTCAGGTTTCATAAAGCGAAAAAACTGAAAATACCGAATAACATTATTTTAATGTTTCAGCCGCCGCACACACCGGAATCAAACCCAATAGAACAAGTGTGGCAGTATCTTAAGCGAGGTTTGAGATGGGAATTACCAAAGACTTTAGATGAGTTGAGGAGTTTAATTAGTAAACAACTGGAACAATTGACGAAAGAAGTTATTAAATCAATAGCGGGAAGAGCCTATATTCTTGAGGCTCTATCTGTAGTTAACGTTTAG